In Primulina eburnea isolate SZY01 chromosome 5, ASM2296580v1, whole genome shotgun sequence, a single window of DNA contains:
- the LOC140833168 gene encoding mavicyanin-like: protein MALNLEKSAVGFLFLIFFASVIHLSTGAVHSVGGSAGWTTIGNVDYKQWAATKNFQVGDVIAFMYNPQFHNVMRVTHAGYKACNASSPISTHTTGNDTITIDSHGHHFFLCGVPGHCQAGQKVDINVLRATSIVPGPSYMVPEVKVPAPSPSDAAAAQSTLCLKAWITIAIISHILS from the exons atggcATTAAATCTTGAGAAAAGTGCTGTGggatttttgtttttgattttttttgctTCAGTGATTCATCTGTCAACTGGGGCTGTTCATTCCGTTGGAGGCTCGGCAGGCTGGACTACCATTGGGAATGTGGATTACAAGCAATGGGCAGCTACAAAAAACTTTCAAGTTGGTGACGTTATAG CTTTCATGTACAACCCACAGTTTCACAACGTGATGCGAGTGACACATGCTGGCTACAAGGCATGCAATGCGTCGTCCCCTATCTCGACTCATACAACTGGAAACGATACCATAACCATTGATTCTCATGGCCACCACTTCTTCCTATGTGGAGTACCAGGTCATTGTCAAGCAGGACAGAAAGTCGATATCAATGTACTACGTGCCACTTCAATCGTACCTGGACCCTCTTATATGGTTCCTGAAGTCAAAGTACCCGCACCTTCTCCCAGTGATGCAGCTGCTGCACAGTCCACTCTATGCCTCAAAGCTTGGATTACCATTGCCATTATTTCTCATATTCTAAGTTAG